A window of Lytechinus pictus isolate F3 Inbred chromosome 7, Lp3.0, whole genome shotgun sequence contains these coding sequences:
- the LOC135154761 gene encoding mitogen-activated protein kinase kinase kinase 10-like: MAQNHELSTSPLTGGGQVSLTRTLSGGSESTNHSLNLGALPVTSLCTAMYDYEATADDELTIHRGDLVEIISKDHAVSGDDGWWMGKVGDQQGIFPNNYVSDSQFILEKEINYGVNEIDFNEIQLNELIGVGGFGKVFRGSWRGEEVAVKAARHDPEEDDNMRSTIDNVRQEAKLFSLLSHPNIISLRGACLREPHVCIVMEYARGGSLNRLLVSKRMPMPPNVLVNWAYQIADGMNYLHWEAPIPLIHRDLKSSNILLDQKVEHSNMYNIQLKITDFGLAREMYKTTRMSAAGTYAWMAPEVIKSSLFSKSSDVWR; the protein is encoded by the exons ATGGCACAAAACCATGAATTAAGCACCTCGCCCCTGACAGGTGGTGGTCAGGTTTCGCTAACGAGAACACTTTCAGGGGGCAGTGAGAGCACAAACCATAGTCTAAATCTTGGTGCTCTCCCTGTGACTAGTCTATGCACAGCAATGTATGATTACGAAGCCACGGCAGACGACGAACTGACCATTCACCGGGGCGACTTGGTGGAAATAATCTCCAAAGATCACGCTGTTTCAGGCGACGATGGATGGTGGATGGGCAAAGTTGGTGACCAACAAGGGATATTTCCGAATAATTATGTCAGCGATTCGCAGTTCATCCTCGAAAAGGAAATTAATTATGGAGTTAACGAAATTGATTTCAACGAAATACAGCTGAACGAGTTGATTGGTGTTGGTGGTTTTGGGAAGGTTTTTCGCGGATCCTGGAGAGGAGAGGAAGTCGCAGTGAAAGCTGCGAGGCACGACCCGGAGGAAGACGATAATATGAGATCAACTATTGATAATGTTAGACAGGAGGCAAAACTCTTCAGTTTATTATCGCATCCGAATATTATATCACTTAGAGGTGCATGTCTTCGGGAACCTCATGTGTGTATAGTTATGGAATATGCAAGGGGAGGCTCGCTGAACAGGTTACTTGTTAGTAAGAGGATGCCGATGCCGCCAAACGTTCTAGTAAACTGGGCTTACCAAATCGCCGATGGCATGAACTACCTCCACTGGGAAGCTCCAATCCCGCTCATCCATAGGGATCTCAAGTCTAGCAATA ttCTCCTTGATCAGAAAGTTGAACATAGTAATATGTACAACATCCAGCTGAAGATCACTGACTTTGGTCTGGCCCGTGAGATGTACAAGACCACAAGGATGAGTGCTGCAGGGACGTACGCCTGGATGGCACCAGAAGTCATCAAGTCATCGCTCTTCTCCAAGAGCAGCGATGTCTGGAGGTAG